From a single Solenopsis invicta isolate M01_SB chromosome 6, UNIL_Sinv_3.0, whole genome shotgun sequence genomic region:
- the LOC105207445 gene encoding synaptobrevin-1 — MEGGGAGGETGGPHNAQQAGASKKLQQTQATVDEVVGIMKVNVEKVLERDQKLSELENRADALQQGATQFEQHAGKLKRKYWWKNLKMMLILGIICVVILIIIIASVVPSSSDNSNNSTK; from the exons ATGGAGGGTGGTGGTGCAGGAGGCGAGACGGGCGGTCCGCACAATGCCCAGCAAGCGGGCGCCAGCAAGAAGCTGCAGCAGACACAAGCCACCGTGGACGAGGTCGTAGGCATAATGAAGGTTAACGTGGAGAAGGTGCTGGAGCGAGATCAGAAGCTCTCCGAGCTCGAGAATCGCGCGGACGCCTTGCAGCAGGGCGCGACGCAGTTCGAACAGCACGCCGGCAAGCTGAAGCGAAAATACTGGTGGAAGAATCTCAAAATGATGCTTATCCTCGGCATCATATGCGTCGTTATCTTAATCATCATTATTG CCTCGGTTGTGCCAAGTAGTTCGGACAACTCCAATAATTCTACAAAATGA